Proteins encoded in a region of the Limanda limanda chromosome 17, fLimLim1.1, whole genome shotgun sequence genome:
- the srl gene encoding sarcalumenin, with the protein MKGTVSICCLLSLLLLQATAEEEDVASVLRDKSHIDETLRLSTEDKAGDYAAALEKLRKIYHTAIKPMEQAYKYNELRQHEVSAYPGRTLSVSATDGEITSKPLVLFLGPWSVGKSSMINYLLGLNDSPYQLYTGAEPTTSEFTVIMHGEKIRSVEGIVMAADSSRSFSPLEKFGQNFLEKLIGIEMPHKLLERVTFVDTPGIIENRKQQERGYPFNDVCQWFIDRADLIFVVFDPTKLDVGLELEMLFRQLKGRESQIRIILNKADNLATQDLMRVYGALFWSLAPLINVTEPPRVYVSSFWPYDYAADTSRELFKREEISLLEDLNQVIENRMENKIAFIRQHGIRVRIHALLVDRYVQTFKEKMSYFSDPELVFKEIVDDPDKFYIFKSILAKTNISKFDLPNRDAYRDFFGVNPVANFKPLSAQCSYIGGCLLDKIEKAITNELPALLSSINSGKQPGLSTCETTGCGEKPKNRYRKTTK; encoded by the exons aagaagaagatgttgCCTCTGTTCTCAGAGACAAATCTCACATCGACGAGACTTTGCGGCTTTCAACTGAGGACAAGGCAGGAGACTATGCAG CGGCTCTGGAGAAGTTGCGGAAGATCTACCACACGGCCATCAAGCCGATGGAGCAGGCCTACAAGTACAACGAGCTGAGGCAGCACGAGGTCTCAG CCTACCCCGGACGAACCCTGAGTGTATCAGCCACAG ATGGAGAGATTACCTCCAAACCCTTGGTGCTCTTCCTGGGACCCTGGAGCGTAGGAAAGTCCTCTATGATTAATTACCTCCTGGGCTTGAACGACAGCCCCTATCAGCTCTACACAG GAGCCGAGCCTACTACCTCTGAGTTCACTGTTATCATGCACGGGGAGAAGATCCGCTCCGTTGAGGGTATTGTGATGGCAGCCGACAGCTCTCGCTCTTTCTCGCCCCTGGAGAAATTTGGCCAAAACTTCCTGGAAAAGCTGATCGGCATTGAGATGCCCCACAAGCTGCTGGAGCGCGTGACCTTTGTGGACACGCCGGGAATCATTGAGAACCgcaagcagcaggagagag GCTATCCCTTCAACGATGTTTGCCAGTGGTTCATTGACCGCGCTGACCTGATCTTCGTGGTGTTTGACCCCACCAAGCTGGACGTGggcctggagctggagatgctCTTCCGTCAGTTGAAGGGTCGCGAGTCCCAGATCCGCATCATCCTAAACAAGGCTGACAACCTGGCCACCCAGGACTTAATGAGAGTCTACGGAGCACTCTTTTGGAGCTTGGCTCCCCTCATCAATGTGACCGAGCCCCCCCGTGTCTACGTCAGCTCCTTTTGGCCGTATGACTACGCAGCTGACACCAGTCGCGAGCTCTTCAAGCGAGAGGAAATCTCCCTTCTGGAAGACTTGAACCAGGTGATTGAAAACCGCATGGAGAACAAGATTGCCTTCATCCGCCAGCATGGCATCCGTGTGCGCATCCACGCCCTGCTGGTGGACCGCTATGTCCAGACCTTCAAGGAGAAGATGAGCTACTTCAGCGACCCCGAACTCGTGTTCAAGGAGATTGTGGACGACCCGGACAAGTTCTACATCTTCAAATCCATTCTGGCCAAGACCAACATCAGCAAGTTCGACCTGCCCAACCGCGACGCTTACCGTGACTTCTTTGGCGTCAACCCAGTCGCCAACTTCAAACCCTTGTCGGCTCAGTGCTCGTACATAGGAGGCTGCCTGCTGGACAAGATTGAGAAGGCCATCACCAATGAGCTGCCCGCTCTCCTGAGCAGCATTAACTCTGGCAAACAGCCCGGCCTGTCCACCTGCGAGACAACCGGCTGTGGCGAGAAGCCAAAGAACCGCTACCGGAAGACCACAAAATAA